A genomic segment from Streptomyces sp. NBC_01233 encodes:
- a CDS encoding glycosyltransferase family 2 protein, which translates to MPKIGVVVLTMGDRPAELGALLASVGAQEGDPATVVVLGQGVKLPPLPDGVDGVELPHNLGIPGGRNAGVAWLRERGGVDVVVVLDDDGLLPRTDTFRLVREAFASRPRLGIAGFRIADETGASQRRHVPRLGGKNPMVSGPVTTFLGGGHAIRMTVIDQVGDFPTQFFYAHEETDFAWRALDAGWEIDYRADMVLQHPRTEASRHAVYYRNTGRNRVWLAKRHLPAVLIPVYLATWAAYTLAQRPPPSGLAAWWAGFFEGVRVPCPPRRPMRWRTVWRMTQLGRPPVI; encoded by the coding sequence AGGCGATCCGGCAACCGTCGTCGTCCTCGGCCAGGGCGTGAAACTCCCACCCCTCCCGGACGGCGTGGACGGCGTGGAGCTGCCGCACAACCTGGGCATCCCCGGCGGCCGGAACGCCGGCGTGGCCTGGCTGCGCGAGCGCGGCGGCGTGGACGTCGTCGTGGTCCTGGACGACGACGGCCTGTTGCCCCGCACCGACACCTTCCGCCTAGTCCGGGAAGCGTTCGCCAGCAGGCCACGCCTGGGCATCGCGGGCTTCCGCATCGCGGACGAGACCGGGGCAAGCCAGCGCAGGCACGTCCCCCGTCTGGGCGGCAAAAACCCCATGGTGTCCGGGCCGGTGACCACGTTCCTCGGCGGCGGCCACGCCATCCGCATGACCGTGATCGACCAGGTAGGCGACTTCCCCACCCAGTTCTTCTACGCCCACGAGGAGACCGACTTCGCCTGGCGGGCGCTCGACGCCGGCTGGGAGATCGACTACCGGGCGGACATGGTGCTCCAGCACCCCCGCACCGAGGCGTCCCGGCACGCGGTCTACTACCGCAACACCGGCCGGAACCGCGTCTGGCTGGCCAAGCGGCACCTGCCCGCCGTCCTGATCCCGGTCTACCTCGCGACGTGGGCCGCGTACACGCTCGCGCAGCGACCCCCGCCGTCCGGCCTGGCCGCCTGGTGGGCCGGATTCTTCGAAGGCGTACGGGTGCCCTGCCCGCCAAGGCGACCCATGCGCTGGCGGACCGTGTGGCGGATGACCCAGCTGGGCCGACCCCCGGTCATCTGA
- a CDS encoding TIGR04222 domain-containing membrane protein, with protein sequence MNLLAVAIWIAVLVSSVLLVRGVGSGRPASAGPAARLHDLSEAAFVVGGPGTVVDAALVAMLGDGRLVVGGPGIVQVRPGARATDPAERAVIQAHAGAPSGWLYQVRYAAMCDPAVQELGDALAARGMVSPPGSGRTRRRWGLAQAVVCALLIPVSLVLTFVGLALGSGAQVPFIVKVLPVLVIGIVMGVIGTVRARSRTTRAGLRALRALRSAYVNDRTPHVQTALFGLRGLRDPYLRQQLVPAARGTRLAAAQSGARSHGTHTSSSDSSAELLPVLWCAASDGGGGSSCGASGGGCGGSSSSCSGGSGSSCGGSSGSSCSSSSGSSCSSSSSSSCSSSS encoded by the coding sequence ATGAACCTCCTCGCCGTGGCGATCTGGATCGCCGTCCTCGTCTCCTCCGTCCTGCTGGTGCGCGGGGTGGGCAGCGGCCGCCCCGCCTCGGCGGGACCCGCGGCCCGTCTCCACGACCTGTCCGAGGCCGCCTTCGTGGTGGGCGGGCCCGGCACCGTCGTGGACGCGGCGCTCGTCGCGATGCTCGGCGACGGCCGCCTGGTGGTCGGCGGTCCGGGCATCGTCCAGGTGCGCCCCGGGGCTCGGGCCACCGACCCGGCCGAGCGCGCCGTCATCCAGGCGCACGCGGGGGCTCCCTCGGGATGGCTGTACCAGGTGCGCTACGCCGCCATGTGCGACCCGGCCGTCCAGGAGCTCGGGGACGCCCTGGCCGCCCGTGGGATGGTGTCCCCGCCCGGATCCGGGCGGACCCGGCGCCGCTGGGGGCTGGCCCAGGCCGTCGTGTGCGCGCTCCTGATCCCGGTGTCGCTGGTGCTGACCTTCGTGGGGCTCGCCCTCGGCAGCGGCGCCCAGGTGCCGTTCATCGTGAAGGTGCTGCCCGTGCTGGTGATCGGCATCGTCATGGGAGTGATCGGCACGGTCCGGGCCAGGAGCCGGACCACCCGGGCGGGGCTGCGGGCGCTGCGGGCGCTGCGTTCCGCCTACGTGAACGACCGGACCCCGCACGTGCAGACCGCCCTGTTCGGGCTGCGCGGCCTGCGGGACCCGTACCTGCGCCAGCAGCTGGTGCCCGCCGCCCGCGGCACCCGGCTCGCCGCGGCGCAGTCGGGCGCGCGCTCCCACGGCACCCACACCTCGTCGTCCGATTCCTCGGCAGAGCTGCTGCCGGTGCTCTGGTGCGCCGCGAGCGACGGGGGCGGGGGTTCGAGCTGCGGAGCCTCGGGCGGCGGCTGCGGAGGCAGCAGTTCCAGCTGTTCCGGCGGCAGCGGTTCGAGCTGCGGCGGCTCCTCCGGTTCCAGCTGTTCGAGCAGTTCGGGTTCCAGCTGTTCCAGCAGTTCGAGTTCGAGCTGCTCCAGCAGTTCCTGA
- a CDS encoding aminoacyl-tRNA hydrolase — protein MSSQHTNDISDVPAVGADSPFRQEHALRDEAPQFVLPLVVRIEKAEPPARTDALETAARAVLVLLTDERAQGGGEWAEAVRDWQDARIRKVVRRARGAEWRKAQTLPGVTVHGDTSEVRVFPPVPLDGWPKELAKLQVSGTDLDDPEPVAAVEEPELPVLWLNPGLDMSAGKAMAQAGHAAQLAWWELTGAERAAWRESGFRLAVRTAVRERWAELSGSGLPVVRDAGFTEIAPGSATVVADHPALRARL, from the coding sequence ATGAGCAGCCAGCACACGAACGACATCTCCGACGTGCCCGCGGTCGGCGCGGACAGCCCCTTCCGGCAGGAGCACGCCCTGCGCGACGAGGCCCCGCAGTTCGTCCTGCCGCTGGTGGTCCGGATCGAGAAGGCCGAGCCGCCGGCCCGGACGGACGCCCTGGAGACGGCGGCCCGCGCGGTGCTGGTGCTGCTCACCGACGAGCGGGCGCAGGGCGGGGGCGAGTGGGCCGAGGCGGTCCGCGACTGGCAGGACGCGCGGATCCGCAAGGTGGTCCGCCGGGCCCGCGGGGCGGAGTGGCGCAAGGCGCAGACCCTGCCGGGTGTCACGGTGCACGGTGACACGTCGGAGGTACGGGTCTTCCCGCCGGTGCCCCTGGACGGCTGGCCCAAGGAGCTCGCGAAGCTCCAGGTGTCGGGAACCGATCTGGACGACCCGGAGCCGGTGGCCGCGGTCGAGGAACCGGAGCTGCCGGTGCTGTGGCTCAATCCCGGCCTCGACATGTCGGCCGGCAAGGCGATGGCCCAGGCCGGGCACGCGGCGCAGTTGGCGTGGTGGGAGCTGACCGGCGCGGAGCGCGCCGCCTGGCGGGAATCCGGCTTCCGGCTGGCCGTACGGACGGCCGTGCGCGAGCGGTGGGCGGAGCTGAGCGGGAGCGGGCTGCCGGTGGTCCGCGACGCCGGGTTCACCGAGATCGCGCCGGGCAGTGCGACGGTGGTCGCCGACCACCCGGCGCTGCGCGCCCGGCTCTGA
- a CDS encoding DUF692 domain-containing protein: MKPMAHLGVGIGWRPEIADAVERLPGLDWVEVVAENICPGHLPEALLRLRERGTRVVPHGVSLGLGGADRPDPAKLAALGERAVALGAPLVTEHIAFVRTSSPALEAGHLLPVPRTRDALDVLCENVRIAQDALPVPLALENIAALFSWPGEELTEGRFLTELVERTGVRLLVDVANLHTNRVNRGEDPAAVLDAIPLEALAYVHVAGGVERGGVWHDTHAHPVPPVVLDLLAALRSRVDPPGVLLERDDDFPPEEELAGELAAIRAVVTAGPAAQARAQTAPETGAGPEGVREGAAEPESVPEGGGPGVRAAVEPARTRVALGQAALLSALVAGTPVPEGFDRGRIRVQARALAAKRADVVARLAPELPEILGGRDPYREAFLAYAKGRPMTAGYRRDALDFAEHLLIRDLPADPAARRRLTAWWRERAGVRPPRRAVRWARALAGRAA; encoded by the coding sequence ATGAAGCCCATGGCACACCTGGGGGTGGGCATCGGCTGGCGGCCGGAGATCGCGGACGCCGTCGAGCGGCTGCCCGGCCTCGACTGGGTCGAGGTGGTGGCCGAGAACATCTGCCCGGGCCACCTGCCCGAGGCACTGCTGCGGCTGCGCGAGCGCGGAACGCGCGTCGTGCCGCACGGGGTCTCGCTCGGCCTGGGCGGCGCCGACCGGCCGGACCCGGCGAAGCTGGCGGCGCTCGGCGAGCGGGCGGTGGCGCTGGGGGCGCCGCTCGTCACCGAGCACATCGCCTTCGTACGGACCTCCTCGCCCGCGCTGGAAGCCGGGCACCTGCTGCCGGTGCCGCGGACGCGCGACGCGCTGGACGTGCTGTGCGAGAACGTACGGATCGCGCAGGACGCGCTGCCCGTGCCGCTGGCTCTGGAGAACATCGCGGCGCTGTTCTCGTGGCCGGGCGAGGAGCTGACCGAGGGACGGTTCCTCACGGAACTGGTCGAGCGGACCGGTGTCCGGCTGCTCGTCGACGTGGCCAACCTGCACACCAACCGGGTCAACCGGGGCGAGGACCCTGCGGCCGTGCTGGACGCGATCCCGCTGGAGGCACTGGCGTACGTGCATGTGGCGGGTGGGGTCGAGCGCGGCGGCGTGTGGCACGACACGCACGCGCACCCGGTGCCGCCGGTGGTGCTCGACCTGCTCGCCGCACTCCGCTCCCGGGTGGACCCGCCGGGCGTGCTGCTGGAGCGGGACGACGACTTCCCGCCGGAGGAGGAGCTCGCGGGCGAACTGGCCGCGATCCGGGCGGTGGTGACGGCCGGCCCCGCGGCGCAGGCCCGGGCGCAGACCGCGCCGGAAACCGGCGCAGGGCCGGAGGGCGTGCGCGAAGGCGCCGCCGAGCCGGAGAGCGTGCCGGAAGGCGGCGGGCCCGGGGTCCGCGCCGCCGTCGAGCCCGCCCGGACCCGGGTCGCGCTCGGGCAGGCCGCGCTCCTGTCGGCGCTGGTGGCCGGGACCCCCGTGCCCGAGGGCTTCGACCGCGGGCGCATCCGGGTGCAGGCCCGGGCGCTGGCCGCCAAGCGGGCCGACGTGGTGGCCAGGCTGGCTCCGGAGCTGCCCGAGATCCTGGGCGGCCGCGACCCGTACCGCGAGGCCTTCCTCGCGTACGCCAAGGGCCGCCCGATGACCGCGGGGTACCGCCGGGACGCGCTGGACTTCGCCGAGCACCTGCTGATCCGGGACCTGCCGGCCGATCCGGCCGCGCGGCGCCGGCTCACCGCCTGGTGGCGGGAACGGGCCGGGGTGCGGCCGCCCCGACGGGCGGTCCGCTGGGCCCGGGCGCTCGCGGGGAGGGCGGCATGA